From the genome of Solanum stenotomum isolate F172 chromosome 5, ASM1918654v1, whole genome shotgun sequence:
ACAGCACACTACCGGAGACTCAAGCTCATTCTCAACCTCTACGACGTCGTATCTGCAAGAAAACGCGGTCCTTTTCTCTCAGTTCAATCACTCTCCAAATGGGCCCCACATGCCGGCATTAAAACCGTTACCGCCGGTGATCTTCTCCGGAAATATCCCCATATTTTCGAGGTATTTACACACCCCATTAAGCGAAATATATGCTGCAAGTTTAGGGAGAAATTCGTCATTTTGCTGAATCAAGAAGATGATGTTGTATCACAAAATGAAGATGAAAATGTaatgaaaataaggaaaattttAATGATGTCTGTGAATGGGACAATACATTTGCATGCTCTTAGATTGTTGAGGACTGAATTGGGTTTGCCTGAAAACTTCCGGGACTCGATAATAATTAAGTATGATGAAGTTTTTAGGATGGTAGATTTAGAGGTTGTTGAATTAATTGATAGAAATGACAAAGATGGGAGTTTTGGGGTGGCAAAGGTTGAATCTTGGAGGAAAAAGGAGTATATTGAGAAATGGTTGAGTGAATTTGAGGTTAAATATGCATTTCCTATTCATTTCCCTACTGGATTTAAGATAGAACCAGGTTCTAGGGAGAAGTTGAAAAATTGGCAAAGGCTTCCTTATGTTAAGCCTTATGAAAGAGAACTCACGTATCACTTGAATCCGCAAACAACTGAAACCATGGAGCCATCTTCAAGATGTGATGAGTTAACGTCGAGGTCAGCAGTTGTTGGGAAGCGTACTTTTGGAGGTGTTGAGCGGTATGAGAAGCGAGCTGTGGCGATTATTCATGAAGTTTTGAGCTTGACTGTTGAGAAGTCGGTGCCAGTTGAAAGGTTGGCACATTTTAAGAAGGACCTCGGCATTGTAGTTAATATTCGTGAGCTGTTGTTGAAGCATCCTGGGATATTTTACATATCCACTAAAGGGATTGCTGAGATTGTTTTTCTTAGAGAAGCATATAGTAAAGGGTGTTTGATTGAGCCGAACCcaatttatgatttgagaagaTATATGTTGGATCTTCTCTTGTTAGGAAACCGTCATACGAGTGAATTGAAAACTGAAAGGGAACTGAAGGATGAACCTAAAGACATGACAGACGATGAAAATGGATGGGAAAGCAGAGAGGGTGACTTTGTTATTCCAATTTTAGAGAGTTTTACTGATCACGAGGACAATGACGATATGAACTAGAATGATTACTTCTCTCTAAGGCAAAGCTGATGGCTTTCTGAGATGGAAAACAGCAAAGAGAGTGTAGGTATTGTAAGCTGAAATTTCTGCAAACTGACAGAAAATTATGTATTTGTGCTTCGCTGTACTTGCCAAGAACCATTGTTATTTCAGTTGGTGCCTGTGCTTAAAGATTATGGATTCTTCCTTGTCTTCAATTATGTATAATCTCTAGCGTTGTAGCTCTTCACGTTGTTCATATCTGATAAATGCATATTCCAGTTCCGTTTCTGCCAGATTTTGTTAATTTGCATTTTTACCTTCCAAGTCAATCTGTTAAATTGTGAATGGGAAAAGCTGGTATAATCATAGTGGTAAGCACCTATTGGCTAGCTTTAACAACATCATTATAATCACCAACTTACTAGAAAGTGTCTGACATCATCCCATCTTCATCTTGCTTTTTCTGAATTGGAACACTGTTATTTCTTATTTGGATTTGGTTCAACTGAGGAAGCGAAAATTTGTGGAAGTGTGAGATGATAACTATTCCTTGATGCTTGTGACTTGTATAATATAGGGATGATTGAAGATCCTTTTCAAATCCAGGCACAACTGTGCAGAAACAACTGCCATGGCAATATGGAATAGAATGGTGTCGGGTATGATATTTTTGGAGTAATGCAGGTTTCTTTGTGTTGCTTCCAGTGAATGAAATTGGATTCTGTTATTGTCAATAGAATTTGTCCTTCTACTCAAGACTACTCTAGTTTCCGAATGCACCTTGAACGTGTGCTTGCTGATTTTTGAACCAGATGTTTGAACCATATAATCATAGCTCAAAAGCAGAACTGAATCGATTGGACTTCTCAACCACTACGAAGTTCTGGCCATGTGAAGACTCATTGACATATGGTATCTTCAGTGCAGCAAAAGTGGTTCCATTTTACAACAAAATAAGCATAGAACTAGCTTTGTTTTGCTGCAGTATTGAGCTGGCTGTGGGTATCCAGTGGATTTTATTTCCTTTCCCTACAAACTACCATAGAAAAGAGCAAATATGCTCAACTTCTTTAGATCTCGGTACCACCTGCCCAAATTGCTTGAGAATCAACCAACAATTATAAGATTGATGACATATGATAGTCAGAAATTATGGTTCTAAATCcatttcaatcttttgatcatTCATCGAAAGGATAcacttgattttgaatttgaccaattgacatatcaagaaacaATATTCTTGATTTCTTTATTCGAAATTGAAGCTTTGGGCATAGAGCAGAGCGAGCCCGGGGAGAGGAGTAACATTAAGCCCCAAAATAGAGATTCTATTTAAATCCCTACTTCACACGGTGCCTTCAGGAGAATCCAAAGCTGGTTGCTAGTGGAAGTAGCGCGACAAAGAGCAAAGCAGAGCATTCACAAACAAATGGTGTAAGCACAAGGGAAGGCGATTAGCACATATGAAAAGTATTCACCTCTGTGACgttgatttagtatcagttaagcaaaATTATCACCTTTAATGATATCAAAACAGTATaggatactgatttagtatcagttaagcgaaattagtTGATGAGTATATATTCTAATTATTTAGTGggatataaatataaagagatatatatttataattattttatttttatgagatatttGCTTAATTTCCCCTTTTAAGTATATTCGTCTGACTCACATATATTGTCTTATTGAACCTCAAATCGGGTCTAATATGCTCCTATTGAGCCTCCGTTAATAGTGTTGATTTGTTCaatcacaaaaaattaaaattaattacttcAACTAAAAAAGGCTTATTccattactattattattactattaaaaggatgtctcaaacttTGAATAATGTTACTCCNCCGGGCCCTAAAGTGTCCAAACAAACACCACTAATTAATTCGTGGCGAAACTTGATGAAGTAAAACCTGGCGGGGTGAAAGTATCATATTTCAGAAGTTAGAGGGAGTTCAAACAATTTTCAAGTTTTTCGCGACTATAAAAGGAGCTAAATTCTACAGTCGACCAAAACTAGGGTTTGTGATATTCGTGGCTGAAAATTGGGCGCAAtgggagaagagaaaagagaagtaGTATTTAGAGACATTAGAAGATATTACTGTGAATTTTGTGGCCTTTGCCGTTCGAAGAAATCCCTAATTTCCTCCCATATTCAGTCTCATCATCAAGTACGTTTTTTTCTATGTATTTTCGTTTTTTCTGTTTTCATATTTGTCTACTTGTTATCTGAGCTGCTTCGTGTAGATCTACTATCGTGGTTGTTTTTTCTGAACTCGCTTTTAGGGTAAAGTTGATAATCAGTAATTATATAGATTCATTAGCCAGAGCTGAAAGACgataaagtttgttttaatGGTACATGACCTGATTTGTTTGGATTTCAATGTTAAACTAGTGTAATTGTTGTTTTAGGAGCTATTATTTGCTTGTCATAGGTTCATATTATCAAAGATTTATTGTGGTTGAGCTTAAATTGTGTATTTGGAGAGAGGTACTGATTTGATTAGTTGAGAGGAAAGTAATGATGTTTGGTTGTTTTTACTAATAGGATGAAATCGAGAGCAGGAAAGATGAAGCAACTGAAAATGCGAAGGGCTCAAGAATGAATATTTGTGAGGAATGTGGTGTGAGTTTTCAGAAGCCTGCTCATTTGAAGCAGCATATGCAAAGTCATTCACTCGAGGTATGTTTTGTTGTTGCACATCTTTTACAGGTCTTAGTGTACTAGTTATATCTTCTGATTTATTGTCTATGGATGCATTTAATACTAATGACTTTGCAGATTGAGATATTTTGAGAAACATTGTGGAATTATGTGAAGGTGTGACGCATTGGATCCCAAATAAAGAACTCCAAAATGCAAGAGGCAGGTATATTTCCTTGACTGGATTAGTATCAGGAAGGGGGACCTCCTGAGAAGCTCCATCAAGTGAGCCTCAATCACGCCTTATAATCTTTGTGGTTCGAGACTCTTCCCAGTTCCCCTCTTCCCCAAATACAAAAAGATAACTTTTCCATTTTTCTCCATTAGCATAAGTGCACTTTGGTCTAGGACCCTGTAGATTGAaactttcttaaaatattttcttgttgatATTTTGCATGAACAGAGGCCATTCGTATGTCATATAGATGACTGCCAGTCTAGCTACCGTAGAAAGGATCACTTGTCGAGACATCTCTTGCTGCACCAAGGGAAGTTGTTTAAGTGTCCTGTTGATGGCTGCAAAAGCACATTCAATTTTCAAGGCAACATGACTCGGCATGCCAAAGAGATGCATGACCAATCTGCCTCCGCAGAGGTTGATCTTCCAGAGGAATATGTCTGCTCTGAAGCTGGATGTGGAAAGGTGTTTAAATATGCATCCAAATTAAAGAAACATGAAGATTCTCATGGCaagtcaaatttcaaaaatctacTGTGAAGTATTgatatttcttacttatttagTATTGAAGACTCTTCCAATAAGCTGACTATAATTTGCCATTGTATCACTGCAGTTAAGCTGGAGACTGTCGAGGCTATGTGTTTAGAGCCAGGGTGTATGAAACACTTCACAAACGAGAAATGCCTCAAGGAACACATAGAGAGTTGCCACCAACATATTGTTTGTGAAATATGTGGGACCAAGCAATTGAAGAAGAATATTAAGCGGCATCTTCGCACACATGAAGAAGGGCCTATATCAGAGAGAATAAAATGTGAATTCCATGATTGCCCGCACACTTTCTCCACAGTAAGGACTAATACAATTTCTTATATGTAGTTGAAGTTTTCTTCTGTTATATGGAACAGTAGTGTAAACAATCTAGAAAGCAATGGGCTAATTCATTACTAGTCCGAGGAGAAATACATAGACAGCTACGGAACAACTTTTAACCTTAACCAAGGCCATCTCCTTCAAGTAGTTGAGCCACAGTATTAACCTTTATTTGTTGCTTGAAAATACA
Proteins encoded in this window:
- the LOC125866145 gene encoding protein ROOT PRIMORDIUM DEFECTIVE 1; this translates as MTTLQLRWKNPASNTPLSFGPFNSTTQIRWKKPANTAQTRLENRTRDPNLDKLTAHYRRLKLILNLYDVVSARKRGPFLSVQSLSKWAPHAGIKTVTAGDLLRKYPHIFEVFTHPIKRNICCKFREKFVILLNQEDDVVSQNEDENVMKIRKILMMSVNGTIHLHALRLLRTELGLPENFRDSIIIKYDEVFRMVDLEVVELIDRNDKDGSFGVAKVESWRKKEYIEKWLSEFEVKYAFPIHFPTGFKIEPGSREKLKNWQRLPYVKPYERELTYHLNPQTTETMEPSSRCDELTSRSAVVGKRTFGGVERYEKRAVAIIHEVLSLTVEKSVPVERLAHFKKDLGIVVNIRELLLKHPGIFYISTKGIAEIVFLREAYSKGCLIEPNPIYDLRRYMLDLLLLGNRHTSELKTERELKDEPKDMTDDENGWESREGDFVIPILESFTDHEDNDDMN
- the LOC125865491 gene encoding transcription factor IIIA, with the protein product MGEEKREVVFRDIRRYYCEFCGLCRSKKSLISSHIQSHHQDEIESRKDEATENAKGSRMNICEECGVSFQKPAHLKQHMQSHSLERPFVCHIDDCQSSYRRKDHLSRHLLLHQGKLFKCPVDGCKSTFNFQGNMTRHAKEMHDQSASAEVDLPEEYVCSEAGCGKVFKYASKLKKHEDSHVKLETVEAMCLEPGCMKHFTNEKCLKEHIESCHQHIVCEICGTKQLKKNIKRHLRTHEEGPISERIKCEFHDCPHTFSTRSNLAQHIKAVHVGAKPFSCSISGCGMKFAFKHVRDKHEQSGCHVYTPGDFEEADEQFLSRPRGGRKREPTLFESIMRKRITPPSGTDHVFNQTPEYFSWLRSMESDNQM